One Candidatus Paceibacterota bacterium genomic window carries:
- the greA gene encoding transcription elongation factor GreA, which produces MAASYFLSKEAYAEFERELKNLMGKKRKEISERLEESISLGDISENAEYQEAKDAQLMNERRIAELEDILSRASIVSRSNEEKNKVGLGCLVVLKKDGEKESCEYSIVGSEEADPSQRKISDESPLGNALLGKAKGGKAEVLTPGGKVEYTIMDIK; this is translated from the coding sequence ATGGCAGCATCTTATTTTTTGAGCAAAGAAGCGTACGCGGAATTTGAGCGGGAACTTAAAAATTTAATGGGGAAGAAAAGAAAAGAGATTTCGGAGCGTTTGGAAGAGAGTATAAGTTTGGGAGACATTTCCGAGAATGCCGAATACCAGGAAGCCAAAGACGCTCAGCTTATGAACGAAAGGCGTATCGCGGAGCTTGAAGATATTTTGAGCCGCGCTTCCATAGTTTCCCGTTCCAACGAGGAAAAAAACAAGGTCGGGCTCGGATGCCTGGTTGTTTTAAAAAAGGACGGAGAAAAAGAATCTTGTGAATACAGCATTGTCGGTTCTGAAGAGGCGGATCCTTCCCAAAGAAAGATTTCCGACGAATCGCCGCTGGGCAATGCGCTTTTAGGAAAAGCCAAGGGTGGAAAAGCGGAAGTTCTTACCCCGGGAGGAAAAGTGGAATATACTATAATGGATATAAAATAA